The Ictalurus punctatus breed USDA103 chromosome 28, Coco_2.0, whole genome shotgun sequence DNA window GTTTGGTTCAGACTGAGCAGGAAAAGAAGGCAGAGAGCAGCTCTCCCACGTGCACTCATGATTGCAGGATGATCAGCCTTGTAGCTCACACATGGAATAAGCCAGAGCACAAAACCTGCAAACCTCCACATCTATCACGTGAAAACAAAACTTTGACCTTTATTCCCAACAGCAGAGGAGATATCTGATTATGTGCATGTTGTGCTAGTGACTGTATTCACCAGGAAGCACCAGTACATTTCCACTGTGAGCCATTTCAGACAAGCTCAGCAGCAAAATTACTAAGCAGGTACAAGATCGGTTCCTCATCATTGTTGTAATAAAACAGTGACTAACCCATTTGTAACATTGGACATGGTAAAAATATGGGGGTGTTTCAAGTTGCCCAAGTAGTGTTTGCTTCAGACATGGTTAATGACCTTAGATAAATCATAGGGCCTTGGACAAATGTCATTATTGTCTTGTGGTAGATAATTAACACATAATCTGTTTAAGATGACTGTTGGAAAAGTTTTATAAGATAAGGATTGGGATGAACAAGGGAAGGGTGCCTGTAATGTGTAAGGAAGATATGTAATGTGTGAGGAAAAGTGTTGGGATGAATAGGGGAGGGATTGGGATTAAGAAAATGAGGTTTGGGATTAAGAGGGCAGGTTTGGAATGGGTGAAGGTAAAAGGGGGATTAAGCGAAAAGATTGAAACAAAGAATCCAAGGAAGCTGAAGAAGCTACTAGGAGGGGGCAGTTGGAGTGATGAAATTAGTAATTtgataatttatataatttatgtaTAAAGGATATAAGAAAAAGAGTGCAGACAGTTTTACTGTATCAGTAaatacgatttaaaaaaaatctttatttcaatctttcttaaaaaaaacaaagccacaCTATACATGATGcagataaaaatctgtttaattgCTGTGTTCTCAATAGTGTTGGaatcatttaaaagtaaatctGGACATACAGTACTATGCTGCACTGTATAAACAGTAAAAACCTCCGGAATGTATAATGTCCAtgtaacagtgtgtgttatTCCTAAAATCTACGTCAAAATATCACAATACTTATTAATACATTCATATATGAATGCTTCACTCTTTCTTGCTCTTAGCTGGGGTCTTTCTGAAACATTTACGGAAGAGCCAACTACATGTTTTCACAAAGATGAACACGACTAGTGCGATTACAGAAAGCAAAAAGGCTGCCACGTCCAAGCAGTGGTACTGATACCACGTGAGGTTATGGGCTTCGACCCTcaggtgcttggcccccttatTGCGCATCACAAACTCAATCCAGAAGACGGCCTGGTCTAGCGGCTTCACTGGTTGATCGTGGTGGATTCGAGATAGTCTCATCATGCTCTCCTTGTAGCTGTGGAAAGAAATGGAATAACAAGAAATCTTTCTAGGATGTGTAAAGGCTGAGAGAACTTTAAATGATTGAAACAATTGCTCTTAGAGTATCTTCAAATTTGGTGacgtaaaataaaatgataaatagaCAAACGAATTAGAGTGATAGTGCAAGTGGTTTAATTTGATTGAATCAGAAAGGTGCAATTATACAGGTGAAGGTGTGAGCCAACGCTTATGGAAATCACAATATCAACTCACGATGGATTGTTAATGACATCATTGACAGCCTGCTTCAAGTTGTTGGTCTCTATTTTGTTAAAGTCAAGCATAACAGCAGCTCCTTTGGTTTTCATGTGATTTATATTGTCAGGCTGATCTGCAAACAGCGGCAGGCCCACCATGGGAACTCCATGATAAATCGCTTCATATATTCCATTAATCCCACCATGGGTGATGAAGGCCTTGGTTTTAGGATGTCCTGCAGATACAAATCATTAGTGTATTACTTCAGCAGAATGTGAAAGCATAGCTACACTGAAGATGTTCCTTACCTAGTAAATCATTCTGGGGAATCCAGTCATAGAGTCTAGTATTAGAAGCAAGAGCTTCTGGTTTCTCGCCTGTGTATCGCCACAAGACCTGAAATTACACACAGGATAAAGATCTGAGAAACTTAAGAGTGATCTTATCCTGGTCTACGTCAACACCTACTGgaaatttagagtagccaatctgcctattgatatttttatgggatgtggaaggaaaccagagaacccagaggaaccccaGGAGCTGTGAAGTCCAACACTAAAGAGCCGCCCTCAAAACATTCAGAATCAATGACACACTGTAATTATACTTATTTTGTCCAAATGATTTTCACTTAACGAATCAATGGAACAGTGATGTAAATGCCTCCTGACGCTGAAAATCCttcataaattaaattgtgGATTATGTATCAAGATGTGCATTATTAATTGTGTAAACTCAGACCTTTTGGGGAATCTGGCCGAGCGCTGAAGCGATGGTGTTCGCTCTCTCTTTGGTGAGGTTTTTAACCATGGAACCCATTGAAAACACTACAATACCGTCATCTCCCGAGCTCTGCACGAAGTCCTCCATGtcctataaaaaacaaaatgaaaaataattaatgagtCAGATGGCAGTGACTACACTGGTAGACTTGCACTAttgaactttttctttttttgtcattcattttcaattcaTTGATCAGTTTGAAattactgtacagtataatCAAGTGTGATTTTCTTTGACAATATTCTGAGGTGATATGGGCTTCATAAAACTGAAGTAAACAATTTGTGTGCTAGATGtttttatgggaaaaaaaaggctAGCACAAAGAAAACGAACTCTTGACTTTTTACCCACAGTACAGTAACCGCACACCAGTGGTGTAGTAAAGGTTTTGTAATCACTCAAAGATCTGCAGTAAAGGTTAGTGAATTACACCTTTGTATGAGTATGACTCAGGATTTCAATGCTGTGTTAATCTCCTATTACAAAGGAATATGATGGCTACAAAAATAGAATAGTGTCAGACACGAGAATGAACTTACTTTTGGTAGAGGTTTTGCAGGCTTGCAATGTAAGCCACCCACAAATTTGAAGTTTGGGAGGAGTGGCCGTGGATATTCATAGTCCCAATACATGCGGATTAACCAGATGTCAGCTTTGCCAATAGTTTCACAGAGTGTTGTGGGTTTACCTGTGAAGTAGAGGAGGAAATATGGCATATTTTGTATCAGATTAGAGTCCAATATTTGTTTAATCTCATTCCTCTTTATAGTATAAGCAATTTTTGGAGTTGTATTTTGCTATACAGTTCAGAGCACAGAGAGTGTATATAATTGAGAACAATCTTGTTGAGcagttaaaaattaaaaatgttacaGTGCTACGTCATACCGGTTATTTTGGTGAGTTGTTTATCAAAGATTAACATTTTGTGAAGTATGATCATTATCGTGTGTCCGATGTATAATAGCATTTTCTCTAAACGCCCTGTAAAGTGCCCCTGAGTAGCAACTGCaggtctgcacttatacagcgctttttaaccttagaggTTCTTCAAAGCACTCTAcattggttctcattcacacattcacacacacattcacacacacagacactcacacaccaatggtagcagagctacaTAATTATACCTCTTATGTAATGACCTTAGAGACATCGTGGGGCCTTGGACAAAAGTCATTATTGTCTTGCGGTAGATCATTAACACAGAGCCTGTTCAGGATGACTGTTGGAAAAGTTTTATAAGAGGTAGTAAAATCACCTGAATATTTCTATCACAACATCTTCAAAGCTCATTCATGAATCGtcactttatcctggttggGGTCATGGTGGGCCAGAAACAAATACCAATAAGGCAGGAGCTCTCACCTAAAGGATATGCCAGTTCATTGCATGCACACATATAcgttcacacattcattcatacctaaaggcaatttagcatagcaaGTCTGCCCACATGCTCATTTTTGGACAGTGGAAGGAAACAGAAagacctggaggaaacccatgcaaacacacagagaacacgCGAAATTCTGCACAGACAGAAAACCAGATTAGGATTGAACCAGAGGACCTTGATCTGTGAGGAGACAATGCTACACAGGGTTCGACTGTACCGCTCCAGAGCTTGGGTTTTGGATAATTAGCACTGTCAGACACAAGAAATAGACTTGGGGTGATTGGCTTAAATGTTGATCATTAAGCCTGTAAGCAAGTAAATTGTACTATTTCAGCAATACGCTTGCTGCATTCTTTTCTGATGCGATATAGTGGTTACACGTAGTCTTATGCTGAGGACAAGAACTAAACTgagaggttttatttttttcacagtgatCTTCTTTTCTAAACCTGCAGCCTAAATGAAATCACAAATGAGGGATTATCATTTACCCATGACTTCTGTAAAGAGGTGATCCCATTTCAACTTGAACATTAGATTAAAGAACATATCTTGAAAGacaataaacaatatatttttcactCTCTGTGGGAAATCCATGTGATCCGTGTAGCCCATGCCAACAGCTGGCACATATGATGGTGGTGTCGGCAGCTGACCACAGAATCGCTCAATTAAACTCCCAAAACTGATCCTCACACTGTTGATGAACGGCAGGTTGAGCTTCTGTGCTAACAGTTCCCCA harbors:
- the LOC128629361 gene encoding UDP-glucuronosyltransferase 2C1-like isoform X1 yields the protein MWRFAGFVLWLIPCVSYKADHPAIMSARGRAALCLLFLLSLNQTLLCVTAGKILVWPSEFSHWLNMKIIIDELITRGHSVTIVTHSATPSVMTEQSPGYNVEIIQVPHSKKDIIDNFDRLLNYWMYDLPNTNTIQAFLKLSEFIDNIFEQNQVLCRALFAREDLLEKWRKEKFDVLLTDPVTICGELLAQKLNLPFINSVRISFGSLIERFCGQLPTPPSYVPAVGMGYTDHMDFPQRVKNILFIVFQDMFFNLMFKLKWDHLFTEVMGKPTTLCETIGKADIWLIRMYWDYEYPRPLLPNFKFVGGLHCKPAKPLPKDMEDFVQSSGDDGIVVFSMGSMVKNLTKERANTIASALGQIPQKVLWRYTGEKPEALASNTRLYDWIPQNDLLGHPKTKAFITHGGINGIYEAIYHGVPMVGLPLFADQPDNINHMKTKGAAVMLDFNKIETNNLKQAVNDVINNPSYKESMMRLSRIHHDQPVKPLDQAVFWIEFVMRNKGAKHLRVEAHNLTWYQYHCLDVAAFLLSVIALVVFIFVKTCSWLFRKCFRKTPAKSKKE
- the LOC128629361 gene encoding UDP-glucuronosyltransferase 2A1-like isoform X3 — protein: MYWDYEYPRPLLPNFKFVGGLHCKPAKPLPKDMEDFVQSSGDDGIVVFSMGSMVKNLTKERANTIASALGQIPQKVLWRYTGEKPEALASNTRLYDWIPQNDLLGHPKTKAFITHGGINGIYEAIYHGVPMVGLPLFADQPDNINHMKTKGAAVMLDFNKIETNNLKQAVNDVINNPSYKESMMRLSRIHHDQPVKPLDQAVFWIEFVMRNKGAKHLRVEAHNLTWYQYHCLDVAAFLLSVIALVVFIFVKTCSWLFRKCFRKTPAKSKKE
- the LOC128629361 gene encoding UDP-glucuronosyltransferase 2A1-like isoform X2, whose amino-acid sequence is MLLYIGHTIMIILHKMLIFDKQLTKITGKPTTLCETIGKADIWLIRMYWDYEYPRPLLPNFKFVGGLHCKPAKPLPKDMEDFVQSSGDDGIVVFSMGSMVKNLTKERANTIASALGQIPQKVLWRYTGEKPEALASNTRLYDWIPQNDLLGHPKTKAFITHGGINGIYEAIYHGVPMVGLPLFADQPDNINHMKTKGAAVMLDFNKIETNNLKQAVNDVINNPSYKESMMRLSRIHHDQPVKPLDQAVFWIEFVMRNKGAKHLRVEAHNLTWYQYHCLDVAAFLLSVIALVVFIFVKTCSWLFRKCFRKTPAKSKKE